A single genomic interval of Clostridium facile harbors:
- the smc gene encoding chromosome segregation protein SMC, translating into MLLKSLEMQGFKSFPDKTKLDFHQGVTAVVGPNGSGKSNISDAVRWVLGETSSKSLRGSKMEDVIFGGTQDRKPQGFAQVSLAFDNTTHLLDWEGDEVVVTRKYYRSGESEYFINGKPVLLKNIVELFMDTGLGRDGYSIIGQGRIDEIVSARSGDRREIFEEAAGITKYRYRKQESERKLQKAEENLVRLRDILGELESRIGPLKEQSEKAKQFLELADQKKTLEISLWVHTLESSKQNLRQQEDELLLARQNYDTVVRELNTIEEQTQKVYEQIQQLQMQTEQLRLQKEQNEQTSSQRIAKIAVLHNDIEHNQETIQRFQEEIRAFSATSEQLEQQKLQKAEEIQTLQTAMEELQIKLEQLEQQLLQLSQQGSDFSDYYEQLNQRLNHLVLERSKNKLGIVTKQDQLQQQYHQQELLQQSYSRGQSEANANQEELMEVKQLLEQLEENRGSLSNSKQGYQLKLESRKKKQQELNDYLDRLNTEISSYQQRIKILSDLENSLEGFAYSVKTIMKESQHGQLPGIHGTIAQLIELPSKYAIAIETALGGSLQHVVVENENAAKRAIRFLKEKKAGRATFLPLTSIRGNKLQQNLQNEEGYLGLASDLVHYDPAYEQIILNALGRTVVVEDLDDATVIAKKYQYKFRIVTLDGQLVNAGGSFTGGSQNKNAGLLNRKNEISELQQGVERLVEKQESYQGTKQQLDSQVSQLEAQLQGIDSEMTVLNEDMIRYTGEQKRLSQLEEQQQQRLRDIQSQTDRCALEIERFQQEIKQAEQVVEQSETEMKAVEQELSGLKESRDDLVGQRKELDDQMNQLRIQRAERGKELENAQMFLQELENRSRSAQDRLGDLEQNIQTHQQQIKQLEQQIVLLEEESNNFTEQQAILTSKIEQSILDKNQLEQQTTELRRKEQEQTSSREKIGQNLARLEERKTSMQKEYDSIISRMWEEYQVAPTEAQEIAVSFDDPFQFQKELNLVKSKIKGLGSVNVGAIEEYQEVSERYEFMNSQVQDVEHSKQELERLIRDLTSDMTMMFRATFDQINHHFREIFVELFGGGTASLNLDDEENILECGIEIQVQPPGKIIKNLSALSGGEKALVAIAIYFAILKVNPSPFCILDEIEAALDDVNVAKFASYLKTIDDKTQFIVITHRRGTMEQADVLYGVTMQEQGVSKLLELKVTEIEQKMQLQNA; encoded by the coding sequence TTGCTGTTAAAATCTTTGGAAATGCAAGGCTTTAAGTCGTTTCCAGATAAGACAAAACTGGACTTCCATCAGGGCGTGACTGCGGTTGTAGGCCCAAACGGAAGTGGAAAAAGCAATATCAGTGACGCGGTGCGTTGGGTATTGGGAGAAACCTCCTCGAAAAGTTTGCGTGGCAGCAAAATGGAGGATGTTATTTTTGGCGGTACGCAGGACCGCAAGCCACAGGGATTTGCACAGGTCTCGTTGGCGTTTGATAATACTACCCATCTATTGGATTGGGAAGGGGACGAAGTAGTTGTTACCAGAAAGTATTACCGTTCTGGTGAGAGTGAGTATTTCATTAATGGAAAACCTGTTTTACTAAAAAATATTGTAGAACTTTTTATGGATACTGGACTTGGCAGAGATGGATATTCCATCATTGGACAAGGGCGTATTGATGAAATTGTTTCTGCCCGTTCCGGTGACCGCCGTGAAATTTTTGAGGAAGCAGCTGGAATTACAAAATACCGTTACCGCAAACAGGAATCCGAACGGAAATTGCAAAAGGCAGAAGAAAACTTGGTGCGTTTGAGGGATATTTTAGGGGAATTGGAATCCCGTATTGGACCGTTAAAAGAGCAGTCTGAAAAAGCAAAACAGTTTTTGGAGTTGGCAGACCAGAAAAAAACACTGGAAATCTCTTTATGGGTGCATACATTGGAATCCTCCAAACAAAACCTGCGCCAACAGGAAGATGAGCTATTATTGGCACGCCAAAATTATGATACTGTTGTACGGGAATTGAACACAATCGAAGAACAAACCCAAAAGGTATATGAGCAAATCCAGCAGTTGCAAATGCAAACAGAACAATTACGTTTGCAAAAAGAACAGAATGAACAAACAAGTTCCCAGCGCATTGCCAAAATAGCGGTATTGCACAACGATATTGAACATAACCAGGAGACGATACAACGTTTCCAAGAGGAAATTCGGGCGTTTTCCGCAACATCGGAACAGTTGGAACAACAAAAACTGCAAAAAGCAGAAGAAATCCAAACCTTGCAAACCGCAATGGAAGAACTACAAATAAAGCTGGAGCAATTAGAACAACAGTTATTGCAGTTGTCTCAACAGGGTTCTGATTTTTCTGATTATTATGAGCAATTAAACCAGCGTTTAAACCATTTAGTATTGGAACGCTCTAAAAATAAATTGGGGATTGTTACAAAACAGGACCAGCTTCAACAGCAGTATCATCAACAGGAATTATTACAACAGAGCTATTCCCGTGGACAGTCTGAAGCCAATGCCAATCAGGAAGAACTGATGGAAGTAAAACAGCTGTTGGAACAGTTGGAAGAAAACCGAGGTAGTTTGTCCAATTCCAAACAAGGATACCAGTTAAAACTGGAAAGCCGTAAGAAAAAACAGCAGGAATTAAACGATTATCTCGACAGGCTGAATACAGAGATATCTAGCTATCAACAGCGGATTAAAATCCTTTCTGATTTGGAAAATAGCCTAGAAGGATTTGCCTACAGTGTAAAAACAATTATGAAGGAAAGCCAACATGGGCAGCTCCCTGGAATTCATGGGACAATTGCCCAGTTGATTGAGCTTCCTTCTAAATATGCCATTGCGATCGAAACCGCTTTGGGCGGTTCGTTGCAACATGTTGTTGTGGAAAATGAAAACGCGGCAAAACGGGCAATCCGTTTTTTAAAGGAAAAAAAAGCGGGGCGTGCAACCTTTTTACCATTGACATCAATAAGAGGCAACAAGTTACAGCAGAATTTACAGAATGAAGAGGGATATTTGGGGCTTGCTTCGGATTTGGTCCATTATGACCCTGCTTATGAACAGATTATCTTAAATGCGTTAGGACGCACTGTTGTGGTAGAGGATTTGGATGACGCCACAGTAATTGCGAAGAAATACCAATATAAATTCCGGATTGTCACATTAGATGGACAATTGGTAAACGCAGGCGGTTCGTTTACAGGCGGTTCCCAAAACAAAAACGCAGGCTTGCTCAATCGAAAAAATGAAATTTCAGAGCTGCAACAAGGGGTAGAACGCTTGGTTGAAAAACAGGAAAGTTATCAAGGAACCAAACAGCAGTTAGATTCCCAGGTGTCCCAACTGGAAGCACAGCTACAGGGCATTGACAGTGAAATGACCGTCTTGAATGAGGATATGATCCGTTATACTGGGGAGCAAAAACGTCTTTCTCAATTGGAGGAACAACAACAACAGCGTTTGCGGGACATACAATCACAAACTGATCGGTGCGCTTTGGAAATCGAACGTTTCCAGCAGGAAATCAAGCAGGCGGAGCAGGTTGTGGAACAGTCGGAAACCGAGATGAAAGCGGTGGAACAGGAGCTTTCTGGCTTGAAGGAATCCCGTGATGACCTGGTCGGACAACGAAAAGAACTGGATGACCAGATGAACCAATTGCGGATTCAACGTGCGGAACGTGGAAAAGAGCTGGAAAACGCCCAGATGTTTTTGCAGGAGTTGGAAAACCGTTCCCGTTCTGCTCAGGACCGTTTAGGGGATTTAGAGCAAAACATCCAAACCCACCAACAGCAAATCAAACAGTTAGAGCAGCAAATTGTCCTGTTGGAAGAAGAATCCAACAATTTTACAGAACAGCAGGCTATTTTAACCTCTAAAATCGAACAGTCTATTCTGGATAAAAATCAATTGGAACAACAGACAACCGAGTTGCGTCGGAAAGAGCAAGAACAAACCTCTTCCCGTGAAAAAATCGGACAAAATCTAGCACGCTTAGAGGAACGGAAAACTTCTATGCAAAAAGAGTATGATTCGATTATTTCTAGGATGTGGGAGGAATATCAGGTTGCCCCAACAGAAGCACAAGAAATCGCGGTGTCATTTGATGACCCATTCCAATTCCAAAAAGAACTGAATTTGGTAAAATCGAAAATTAAAGGGTTGGGTTCAGTCAATGTTGGCGCGATTGAAGAATATCAGGAAGTATCAGAACGGTATGAATTTATGAACAGCCAAGTTCAGGATGTGGAACATTCCAAACAGGAACTGGAACGTTTAATCCGGGATTTGACTAGCGATATGACCATGATGTTCCGGGCTACCTTTGACCAAATCAACCATCATTTTCGTGAAATTTTTGTAGAATTATTTGGTGGCGGTACAGCTAGTTTAAACCTAGATGATGAGGAAAATATTCTGGAATGTGGGATCGAGATTCAGGTACAACCTCCAGGGAAGATTATTAAAAATCTATCTGCTCTATCCGGTGGTGAAAAGGCGTTGGTAGCGATTGCTATTTACTTTGCCATCCTGAAAGTAAATCCATCTCCATTCTGTATTTTGGATGAGATTGAAGCGGCACTGGATGATGTTAACGTTGCAAAATTTGCGTCCTATTTAAAAACAATAGATGATAAAACCCAATTTATTGTTATTACCCACCGTCGTGGTACTATGGAACAGGCTGATGTTTTATATGGCGTTACCATGCAGGAGCAGGGGGTTTCTAAATTGCTGGAGTTAAAAGTGACAGAGATTGAACAAAAAATGCAGTTGCAGAATGCTTAG
- a CDS encoding elongator complex protein 3 gives MKHANISIFVPHLGCPYQCSFCDQHVISATHVEPDGTTVQKVCEQACREIPKSQWAKTEIAFFGGSFTAIPQPKMLALLQAAQPFLGKDGFSGIRISTRPDCVPDDMLQLLQQYSVTAIELGAQSMDDNVLALNGRGHTAQQVRDASSRIRFYGFSLGLQMMVGLYGESEESAYKTAEQLIACRPDTVRIYPTVVLPNTRLAELLQQGEYHPFSLEKAVDICADLLGMFEDNHIRVIRLGLHAQDEMQQKMVGGIYHPAFRELCESKRMLKKVLRQLETMQSKQITIEVNPRWVSQLIGQKKSNIHILEQMGYQVTVVQNKQIEGNEIIVKDVSGCC, from the coding sequence ATGAAACATGCTAATATTTCGATTTTCGTCCCCCACCTGGGATGTCCTTACCAGTGTAGCTTTTGTGACCAACATGTGATTTCTGCTACCCATGTAGAGCCAGATGGGACAACTGTGCAAAAGGTTTGTGAACAAGCATGTAGGGAAATACCAAAATCACAGTGGGCAAAGACTGAGATCGCGTTTTTTGGGGGAAGCTTTACGGCCATTCCGCAGCCGAAAATGCTGGCATTATTGCAGGCAGCACAGCCCTTTCTTGGAAAAGATGGTTTTTCTGGAATCCGGATTTCCACCCGTCCAGACTGTGTGCCGGATGATATGTTGCAACTGTTACAGCAATACAGTGTAACGGCAATTGAGTTAGGCGCACAAAGTATGGATGACAACGTGCTGGCACTCAATGGGCGTGGTCATACCGCCCAGCAGGTGCGGGATGCCAGCAGTCGGATTCGTTTTTATGGATTTTCTTTGGGTCTTCAGATGATGGTAGGATTATATGGAGAATCGGAAGAAAGTGCATATAAAACAGCGGAGCAACTCATTGCGTGTAGGCCTGACACAGTTCGGATTTATCCAACAGTGGTATTGCCCAACACCCGTTTGGCGGAATTGTTGCAGCAGGGGGAATACCATCCTTTCTCTCTGGAAAAGGCGGTGGATATCTGTGCTGATTTGTTGGGAATGTTTGAGGACAACCATATCCGTGTTATTCGTCTGGGACTACATGCCCAGGATGAAATGCAACAAAAAATGGTTGGTGGGATATATCATCCTGCTTTCCGAGAATTATGTGAAAGCAAACGGATGCTCAAAAAGGTATTGCGCCAATTGGAAACAATGCAATCGAAACAGATTACCATTGAGGTAAACCCTAGATGGGTATCCCAGCTGATTGGACAGAAAAAAAGCAATATACATATTTTAGAGCAGATGGGATATCAAGTTACCGTAGTACAAAATAAACAAATTGAAGGAAATGAGATTATAGTAAAGGATGTGTCGGGTTGCTGTTAA
- the rnc gene encoding ribonuclease III gives MKDFQQIIGYQFKKEHLLREALTHSSYTNEGRKRHKNNERLEFLGDSVLSVIVANYLFLQFPDLPEGELTKTRAALVCSRSLAKFAQSIHLGDYLLMGCGEENSGGRERISNLEDAFEALVGAIYLDSGLEQARVFVLKFIPENLDPSKIRVTSDFKTTLQEIIQKNPEEKLTYVLVSESGPDHDKSFEVEVHLNSNIIGTGIGKSKKQAEQAAAQKALELMGYETC, from the coding sequence ATGAAAGATTTTCAACAAATAATTGGATATCAGTTTAAAAAAGAACATTTATTACGGGAGGCTCTAACCCATTCCTCCTATACCAATGAAGGAAGAAAGAGACATAAGAACAACGAACGCCTAGAGTTTTTAGGGGATTCTGTTTTATCCGTTATTGTGGCTAACTATTTATTCCTTCAATTTCCAGATCTTCCAGAAGGAGAACTGACTAAAACCAGGGCTGCTTTGGTTTGCAGCCGAAGTTTGGCAAAATTTGCCCAATCTATCCATTTGGGGGATTATTTGCTCATGGGCTGTGGAGAAGAGAACTCCGGTGGCCGGGAACGGATCTCCAATTTGGAGGATGCTTTTGAAGCCCTGGTTGGAGCGATTTATTTGGATAGTGGCTTGGAGCAGGCAAGGGTATTTGTCTTAAAATTTATACCAGAAAATTTAGACCCTTCTAAAATCAGGGTAACCAGTGATTTTAAAACGACCCTGCAGGAAATTATCCAAAAAAATCCAGAAGAAAAGCTAACTTATGTGTTGGTAAGCGAGAGTGGTCCTGACCATGATAAATCCTTTGAAGTTGAAGTCCATCTCAATTCCAATATTATTGGAACAGGGATTGGAAAAAGCAAAAAGCAGGCGGAGCAAGCTGCCGCACAAAAGGCGCTGGAATTGATGGGCTATGAAACATGCTAA
- the plsX gene encoding phosphate acyltransferase PlsX — MRVIVDAFGGDDAPLAVLQGCELALKEYDGVEITLVGDIPTMKKVASEHQIDLSQMELIQADDIFDIHTDPVEIRRSMSNSSMAVGLKELAAGNGDAFLSAGSTGALLVGATAFVKRIKGVKRAALAPIMPSATGCFMLIDGGANLDCRPEMLQQFGLMGSIYINKIMEVPSPRVGLANIGAEETKGGELQLEAYQLLKQSNINFIGNVEARDIPLGACDVVVADGFAGNMILKSVEGMGALMIKELKDMFFASTKTKIAALLLKGQLKQFKKRMDYTEYGGAPLMGIAKPVIKAHGSSNPNAFKNAIRQAKEFVQKEVIHEIIANL; from the coding sequence TTGAGAGTAATTGTAGACGCGTTTGGAGGAGATGATGCTCCATTAGCAGTGCTGCAGGGATGTGAACTGGCACTGAAAGAATATGATGGAGTAGAGATTACATTGGTGGGAGATATTCCTACTATGAAAAAAGTGGCTTCTGAACATCAAATTGACCTATCGCAAATGGAACTAATCCAAGCGGATGATATTTTTGATATCCATACTGATCCAGTTGAAATCCGCCGTTCCATGTCTAATAGTTCTATGGCAGTTGGCTTAAAAGAACTGGCAGCAGGTAATGGAGATGCCTTTTTAAGCGCAGGAAGTACAGGGGCTTTATTGGTAGGAGCCACCGCTTTTGTCAAACGGATTAAAGGGGTAAAACGTGCAGCTTTGGCGCCGATTATGCCCTCTGCCACTGGTTGTTTTATGCTGATTGATGGCGGAGCAAATTTGGACTGTCGTCCAGAAATGTTGCAACAGTTCGGACTAATGGGTTCTATTTATATCAATAAAATTATGGAAGTACCTTCCCCTAGGGTCGGCCTTGCTAATATTGGCGCTGAGGAAACCAAAGGTGGGGAATTGCAGCTAGAAGCGTACCAATTGTTAAAACAAAGCAATATCAACTTTATTGGCAATGTAGAAGCAAGGGACATTCCTTTGGGTGCTTGTGATGTTGTGGTAGCAGATGGTTTTGCTGGAAATATGATTTTAAAATCAGTAGAAGGCATGGGTGCGTTGATGATTAAAGAGCTAAAGGATATGTTTTTTGCTTCTACCAAAACAAAAATAGCGGCATTATTATTAAAAGGCCAATTAAAGCAGTTTAAAAAGCGAATGGATTACACAGAATATGGTGGGGCGCCTTTGATGGGAATTGCGAAACCTGTGATTAAAGCCCATGGCAGTTCCAACCCAAATGCATTTAAAAATGCTATCCGACAGGCAAAAGAATTTGTACAGAAAGAAGTTATTCATGAAATTATAGCCAATTTATAA
- the trmFO gene encoding methylenetetrahydrofolate--tRNA-(uracil(54)-C(5))-methyltransferase (FADH(2)-oxidizing) TrmFO, producing the protein MNPVSVIGAGLAGCEAAWQLAQAGIPVNLYEMKPERYTPAHKYQGFAELVCSNSLKAARIGSAAGMLKEEMRILGSLTMACAAKSSVGAGGALAVDRKLFSDLVTEQITSHPNIQVITGEVTQIPEGYVIIATGPLTSDDFADCIFQLVGGKRLSFYDAAAPIVTAESIDMEKAYFAARYGRGDADYINCGMNEQEYKAFYQELIHGEVAPLHEFDRRDFKVYEGCMPVEVMAKRGEDTLRFGPLKPVGLNHPETGQKYYAVLQLRKENTQGSMYNLVGFQTNLKFGEQKRIFSMIPGLENAEFVRYGVMHRNTFLDSPRLLDNHFRLKQNPRILFAGQITGVEGYVESAASGIYAGLTLANQLNHKSEITLPQDTMLGALSAYISNPMVEDFQPMGANMGILPPLTERIKNKQLRYETIAARGLESLHRCLEESV; encoded by the coding sequence ATGAATCCAGTTTCCGTAATTGGCGCAGGATTAGCAGGCTGTGAGGCTGCTTGGCAGTTGGCGCAGGCTGGTATCCCTGTAAATTTATATGAAATGAAGCCGGAACGCTATACCCCGGCACATAAATATCAGGGCTTTGCAGAATTGGTTTGTTCCAATTCCTTAAAAGCCGCTAGAATTGGTTCCGCTGCTGGAATGTTGAAAGAAGAAATGCGGATTTTAGGTTCATTGACCATGGCATGCGCAGCAAAATCTTCGGTTGGCGCTGGCGGTGCGTTAGCAGTAGACCGAAAATTATTTTCCGATTTGGTGACTGAACAGATTACTTCCCATCCCAATATTCAAGTCATTACAGGGGAAGTAACTCAAATACCAGAAGGATATGTGATCATTGCCACAGGACCATTGACATCCGATGATTTTGCGGATTGTATTTTTCAACTAGTTGGAGGAAAGCGGTTGAGTTTTTACGATGCCGCTGCTCCAATTGTAACCGCGGAAAGCATTGATATGGAAAAAGCTTACTTTGCTGCCCGATATGGGAGAGGGGATGCGGATTATATCAATTGCGGTATGAATGAACAGGAATATAAAGCATTCTATCAAGAATTAATCCACGGGGAAGTTGCTCCGTTGCATGAGTTTGACCGACGGGATTTTAAAGTATACGAAGGATGTATGCCAGTAGAAGTGATGGCAAAGCGTGGGGAGGATACCCTGCGTTTTGGTCCATTAAAACCGGTAGGATTGAATCATCCAGAAACTGGACAAAAATACTATGCTGTTTTGCAACTGAGGAAAGAAAATACCCAGGGTAGTATGTATAATCTGGTTGGATTCCAGACGAACCTGAAGTTTGGGGAACAAAAGCGTATTTTTTCTATGATACCCGGTTTGGAAAACGCGGAGTTTGTTCGGTATGGGGTAATGCACCGGAATACCTTTTTGGATAGTCCCCGACTATTGGACAACCATTTTCGTTTGAAGCAGAATCCACGTATTTTATTTGCAGGGCAGATTACCGGTGTAGAAGGCTATGTGGAATCTGCTGCGTCTGGTATTTATGCAGGACTTACCTTGGCGAACCAGCTGAACCACAAGTCGGAAATTACTCTGCCTCAGGATACCATGTTAGGGGCGTTATCCGCCTATATCAGTAATCCTATGGTAGAGGACTTTCAACCAATGGGGGCAAATATGGGAATTTTACCGCCATTAACGGAAAGAATTAAAAATAAGCAGTTGCGGTATGAAACAATTGCAGCAAGAGGCTTAGAATCTTTACATAGATGTTTGGAGGAATCAGTTTGA
- the topA gene encoding type I DNA topoisomerase — translation MSKLVIVESPAKAKTIKKYLGRGYDVVASVGHVRDLPKSKMGIDIENNFEPQYINIKGKGPLIKELKKAAAKSDKVYLATDPDREGEAISWHLAYILGLDLKDENRVTFNEITKTGVKSGMSHPRAINIDLVDAQQARRVLDRLVGYKLSPFLWKKIKPGLSAGRVQSVAVRLIVDREAEIKAFVPKEYWSIDAVFHKEGNPKTFSAKLHSKNGEKLEIVNKEQSDQILADLDGASYIVGDVKKGTRQKSPSAPFTTSTMQQEASRKLGFQAYRTMKAAQELYEGVTVEGLGAVGLITYMRTDSTRISDEAKQAAAEFITNRYGEKYLPEKPRVYKSKSSSQDGHEAIRPTMPNVVPQDIKASLTSDQYKLYKLVWERFIASQMANAILDTVSADINAKEYTFKASGYTVRFPGYTVLYEESKDEETEKQGSLPDLKKQDPVQLDSLSGNQHFTQPPARYTEASLIKSLEELGIGRPSTYAPTITTIVMRNYVERDNKQLKPTFLGEVTTQLMKDHFSNIVDVDFTANMEEDLDEIEEGKHPWKDTIVNFYGGFEKNLEKAEKAMEGQRIHIPDEPTDEVCEKCGKPMVIKMGRFGKFMACSGYPDCKNTKKIVVTTPGICPTCGGKILQKKSAKGKIYYGCEHNPECGFMSWDEPVKDVCPKCGKTMFKKKGKSGKIYCATENCGYVKGKEE, via the coding sequence TTGTCTAAATTGGTAATTGTGGAATCTCCGGCAAAAGCGAAAACAATTAAAAAGTATTTGGGGAGGGGCTATGACGTGGTTGCTTCTGTTGGCCATGTCCGTGACCTTCCAAAATCCAAAATGGGGATTGATATTGAAAATAATTTCGAGCCGCAGTATATCAATATTAAAGGAAAAGGCCCATTAATTAAAGAACTAAAAAAAGCGGCGGCAAAATCAGATAAAGTGTACCTTGCAACTGACCCTGACCGGGAGGGAGAGGCGATTTCTTGGCATCTTGCCTATATTTTAGGGTTGGATTTAAAAGATGAAAACCGTGTTACTTTTAATGAGATTACTAAAACTGGAGTAAAATCTGGGATGTCTCATCCTCGTGCTATTAACATTGATTTGGTGGACGCACAGCAAGCTCGCCGTGTGTTAGATCGCCTTGTAGGCTATAAACTCAGCCCATTTTTATGGAAAAAAATTAAGCCAGGTCTTTCCGCTGGACGTGTACAGTCTGTAGCAGTCCGCTTGATTGTAGACCGAGAAGCGGAGATTAAAGCGTTTGTTCCAAAAGAGTACTGGAGTATTGATGCGGTATTCCATAAAGAAGGGAATCCAAAGACATTTAGCGCGAAACTGCACAGCAAAAATGGCGAGAAATTAGAAATTGTAAACAAAGAACAGTCCGATCAGATTTTAGCGGATTTGGATGGTGCTTCTTATATTGTTGGGGATGTGAAAAAGGGTACCCGGCAGAAATCTCCGTCTGCTCCATTTACCACTTCCACCATGCAACAGGAAGCTTCTCGGAAACTTGGATTCCAGGCTTACCGCACCATGAAAGCCGCTCAGGAACTTTATGAAGGTGTCACAGTGGAAGGCTTAGGGGCTGTTGGTCTGATTACTTATATGAGAACAGATTCCACGAGGATTTCTGATGAGGCAAAACAGGCAGCAGCGGAGTTTATCACTAACCGTTATGGGGAGAAATATTTGCCAGAAAAACCACGGGTTTATAAAAGTAAATCTAGCTCCCAGGATGGGCATGAGGCAATTCGCCCAACCATGCCAAACGTTGTCCCACAGGATATTAAAGCGAGCTTGACATCGGACCAGTATAAACTGTATAAGCTGGTTTGGGAACGTTTTATCGCCAGCCAGATGGCAAATGCTATTTTAGATACTGTATCTGCTGATATTAACGCAAAAGAATATACCTTTAAAGCGTCTGGATATACCGTAAGGTTTCCAGGTTATACGGTGTTGTACGAAGAAAGCAAAGATGAGGAAACTGAAAAACAGGGCAGTTTACCAGATTTGAAAAAACAAGATCCTGTACAGCTGGACTCTTTGTCTGGAAACCAGCACTTTACCCAACCTCCTGCACGATATACCGAAGCTTCTTTAATTAAATCTCTAGAAGAATTAGGAATTGGACGTCCAAGTACTTATGCTCCAACCATTACTACTATTGTGATGAGGAATTATGTGGAACGGGATAACAAACAGTTAAAACCCACCTTTTTAGGGGAAGTGACCACCCAGTTGATGAAAGACCATTTTTCTAATATTGTGGATGTGGATTTTACTGCGAATATGGAAGAAGATTTGGACGAAATTGAGGAAGGAAAACATCCTTGGAAGGACACCATTGTGAATTTCTATGGTGGTTTTGAAAAGAATCTGGAGAAAGCCGAAAAGGCAATGGAAGGTCAGAGAATCCATATTCCAGATGAGCCAACCGATGAGGTATGTGAAAAGTGTGGAAAACCGATGGTCATCAAAATGGGGCGTTTTGGCAAGTTTATGGCTTGCAGCGGCTACCCGGATTGTAAAAACACCAAAAAGATTGTTGTCACCACACCGGGAATCTGCCCAACTTGTGGTGGAAAAATCCTTCAGAAAAAATCCGCAAAAGGGAAAATTTATTATGGTTGTGAACACAATCCAGAATGTGGCTTTATGAGTTGGGATGAACCGGTAAAAGATGTTTGTCCAAAGTGTGGTAAAACCATGTTTAAGAAAAAAGGTAAATCTGGAAAGATTTACTGTGCAACCGAAAACTGTGGCTATGTGAAAGGGAAAGAGGAATGA
- the dprA gene encoding DNA-processing protein DprA, giving the protein MEELLTWIWFAECFPYGSIKPVQVLSQFPDLEEFYQNRKEWSRELSFLTSADRKRILAYQREEYLPLVEECQRKKIHIVTYQEEAYPVRLKHMDDPPMVLYYCGNLDCLRKKLCISIVGTRKCSTYSQKVAMVLSRDLSLHGTVVISGCAIGIDSCAHRGALEGNSPTVAVLGTPLDVDYPASNHGLKQKILSQSGLLLSEYPPGTPVQKNLFPIRNRLISGLSDGTVIVEAAEKSGSLHTANSAIEQGKELFCVPPADLFDSRYYGVKKLIRDGATVVFSSWDIVEAFRFSPPVQEFTQLDFNTVSIKNFTPQQPEGLTDEELQIWKSLKEQPITVTELAQKANLPIYQLMSSLTKLELSGMIQKVEGNKYEIKR; this is encoded by the coding sequence ATGGAAGAATTGCTGACTTGGATTTGGTTTGCAGAATGTTTTCCATATGGCAGTATCAAACCGGTACAGGTATTATCCCAATTTCCTGATTTGGAAGAATTTTATCAAAATAGGAAAGAATGGAGCAGGGAGCTTTCTTTTTTGACCTCTGCGGACCGAAAACGGATACTTGCCTACCAAAGGGAGGAGTATCTTCCTTTAGTGGAGGAATGTCAGCGGAAAAAGATTCATATTGTAACATATCAGGAGGAAGCATATCCAGTCCGTCTAAAACATATGGATGATCCCCCAATGGTGCTATACTATTGTGGTAATTTGGATTGCCTTAGAAAAAAATTGTGTATTTCCATTGTAGGGACCAGGAAGTGTTCTACCTATTCCCAAAAGGTTGCGATGGTGTTGTCTAGAGATTTATCTTTACACGGTACTGTGGTGATCAGTGGCTGTGCTATTGGGATTGACAGTTGCGCCCACCGTGGTGCATTAGAGGGAAACAGCCCCACTGTAGCTGTATTAGGAACGCCATTGGATGTGGATTATCCTGCCTCCAACCATGGGTTGAAACAAAAAATCCTGTCCCAGAGTGGGCTTTTACTTTCAGAATATCCTCCTGGTACGCCGGTACAGAAAAACCTGTTTCCCATCCGGAACCGATTGATTTCCGGCTTGTCCGACGGTACAGTGATTGTAGAGGCAGCAGAAAAAAGTGGTTCTTTACACACTGCAAATAGCGCGATAGAACAAGGAAAAGAATTGTTTTGCGTACCCCCAGCAGATTTATTTGATTCAAGGTATTATGGGGTAAAAAAATTGATTCGGGATGGTGCGACTGTTGTTTTTTCTTCTTGGGATATTGTAGAAGCATTTCGGTTTTCTCCTCCAGTACAGGAGTTTACCCAGCTGGATTTTAATACAGTTTCCATCAAAAACTTTACACCGCAACAACCAGAAGGTTTAACAGATGAGGAGCTACAAATCTGGAAAAGTTTAAAAGAACAACCTATAACAGTAACAGAATTAGCACAAAAAGCGAACCTACCCATCTATCAGTTAATGTCCTCGCTGACAAAATTAGAACTGTCAGGTATGATTCAAAAGGTAGAGGGAAATAAATATGAAATAAAACGATGA